From the Clavibacter phaseoli genome, one window contains:
- a CDS encoding glucose-6-phosphate dehydrogenase: MPATSTLLILGASGDLSARLLLPGLGELLAHRPDLDLQLVGAGTEEWDDDRWREVVRTSFASLGAEGPAVDRVLAGTTYQAADVTAEADLERLIAACDAAPAVYFALPPAVTGRACEAMTRITLPEGTSLSLEKPFGTDLASSQALNRLLATLVPEERTHRVDHFLGRSTVRNLLGLRFANRLLEPVWNAQHIASVEIVYDEQLALEGRARYYDGAGALADMIQSHLLQVMAVFAMEPPATTDARDIRDQKALVLRATRAWGGDPVASSRRARYSAGDVEGRELPAYADEAGVDPARGTETLAEMTVEIANWRWAGVPFRLRSGKAMEDHRREIVVTFQPAPHVPTGLTGAGEPDRIRILIAPDELHLELNVNGPADPDVIDRAELVTAFDPGDLPPYGQVIDGILAEDESLSVRGDTAEECWRIVEPVITAWRAGDVPLEEYPAGSAGPWDGPQVAPKG, encoded by the coding sequence ATGCCCGCGACCTCCACGCTCCTCATCCTCGGCGCCAGCGGCGACCTCTCCGCGCGCCTCCTCCTCCCCGGGCTCGGCGAGCTCCTCGCCCACCGCCCCGACCTCGACCTCCAGCTGGTGGGCGCGGGCACGGAGGAGTGGGACGACGACCGCTGGCGCGAGGTCGTCCGCACGTCGTTCGCGTCGCTCGGCGCCGAGGGCCCCGCGGTCGACCGCGTGCTCGCCGGCACGACCTACCAGGCCGCCGACGTCACGGCCGAGGCCGACCTGGAGCGCCTCATCGCCGCGTGCGATGCCGCGCCCGCCGTCTACTTCGCGCTGCCGCCCGCGGTCACGGGGAGGGCGTGCGAGGCGATGACCCGGATCACGCTGCCCGAGGGCACGTCGCTCTCGCTCGAGAAGCCGTTCGGCACCGACCTCGCGAGCTCGCAGGCGCTCAACCGCCTGCTCGCGACGCTCGTGCCCGAGGAGCGCACCCACCGGGTGGACCACTTCCTCGGCCGGTCGACCGTGCGCAACCTCCTGGGGCTCCGCTTCGCCAACCGGCTCCTCGAGCCCGTGTGGAACGCGCAGCACATCGCCAGCGTCGAGATCGTCTACGACGAGCAGCTCGCGCTCGAGGGCCGGGCCCGCTACTACGACGGCGCCGGCGCCCTGGCCGACATGATCCAGAGCCACCTGCTGCAGGTGATGGCCGTGTTCGCGATGGAGCCGCCCGCCACCACCGACGCGCGCGACATCCGCGACCAGAAGGCGCTCGTGCTGCGGGCGACGCGGGCGTGGGGCGGCGACCCGGTGGCGTCGTCGCGTCGCGCCCGCTACTCGGCGGGCGACGTGGAGGGCCGCGAGCTGCCGGCCTACGCCGACGAGGCGGGCGTGGATCCCGCGCGCGGCACGGAGACGCTCGCGGAGATGACGGTCGAGATCGCGAACTGGCGCTGGGCGGGCGTGCCCTTCCGGCTGCGCTCCGGCAAGGCGATGGAGGACCACCGGCGCGAGATCGTCGTGACCTTCCAGCCCGCGCCGCACGTGCCCACCGGGCTCACGGGCGCCGGGGAGCCCGACCGGATCCGCATCCTCATCGCCCCCGACGAGCTGCACCTGGAGCTCAACGTGAACGGCCCGGCCGACCCCGACGTCATCGACCGCGCCGAGCTCGTCACGGCGTTCGACCCGGGCGACCTGCCGCCCTACGGCCAGGTGATCGACGGCATCCTCGCGGAGGACGAGAGCCTCTCGGTGCGCGGGGACACCGCCGAGGAGTGCTGGCGCATCGTCGAGCCCGTCATCACCGCGTGGCGCGCGGGCGACGTGCCGCTCGAGGAGTACCCGGCCGGATCCGCGGGGCCGTGGGACGGCCCGCAGGTGGCGCCGAAGGGCTGA
- a CDS encoding glycoside hydrolase family 15 protein encodes MAMRIEDYALIGDCHTGALVGRDGSIDWLCLPRFDSASMFGALLGTEEHGAWKLAPASPEATVSQRTYLGNTFVLWTRWETPEGAVEVTDFMSMGDRRADVVRRVRGISGTVRMQGDLRLRFGYATALPWIRKLDGDDPRLVAVAGPDAVVVRGPELTATNHHHGVAFDVSAGETVDTALTWYPSHRSEPPAFDVDAAIEHTTEWWESWASSIEHSGPHQAAVRRSLLVLRALTHEDTGGIVAAATTSLPEQFGGARNWDYRYVWLRDASLTLEVLLAHGFDDEADEWRTWLLRAIAGDPGDVQIMYGLSGERYLPERDLESLPGYQGSGPVRVGNGAFEQYQADVIGEVMLALQAARDAGVGETEFSWPLQRALIGFVEDNWERQDSGIWEIRGAEQHFTHSRAMIWAALDCAVQGVERHGLDGPVEQWIELRDRVRDEILDKGVDPATGAFRQHYGTTEVDASLLILAQAGFCAYDDPHMLATVEAMERTLMHEGFLLRYDTSAGVDGLPAGEYPFLACSFWLVEQYARSGRQADGRALMERLVALCNDVGLLSEEYDPVGQRQAGNVPQALSHLALVRAADALEAAAAAHPDDLDRAHQDGNAALAHAEAAGGA; translated from the coding sequence ATGGCCATGCGCATCGAGGACTACGCACTCATCGGGGACTGCCACACGGGAGCGCTGGTCGGCCGCGACGGCTCCATCGACTGGCTGTGCCTTCCCCGCTTCGACTCCGCCTCCATGTTCGGGGCCCTCCTCGGCACCGAGGAGCACGGCGCGTGGAAGCTCGCCCCGGCCTCCCCCGAGGCCACCGTGTCCCAGCGCACCTACCTCGGGAACACCTTCGTGCTCTGGACCAGGTGGGAGACGCCCGAGGGCGCGGTCGAGGTCACCGACTTCATGTCCATGGGCGACCGGCGGGCCGACGTCGTGCGGCGCGTGCGCGGCATCAGCGGCACCGTGCGGATGCAGGGCGACCTCCGCCTGCGCTTCGGCTACGCGACCGCGCTCCCGTGGATCCGCAAGCTCGACGGCGACGACCCGCGCCTCGTCGCCGTGGCCGGCCCCGACGCCGTCGTCGTGCGCGGCCCCGAGCTCACCGCGACGAACCACCACCACGGCGTCGCCTTCGACGTCTCCGCGGGCGAGACGGTCGACACCGCCCTCACCTGGTACCCGTCCCACCGCAGCGAGCCGCCGGCCTTCGACGTCGACGCCGCGATCGAGCACACGACCGAGTGGTGGGAGTCGTGGGCCAGCTCCATCGAGCACTCCGGCCCGCACCAGGCCGCCGTCCGCCGGTCGCTGCTCGTGCTCCGCGCGCTCACGCACGAGGACACCGGCGGCATCGTCGCCGCGGCCACCACGAGCCTCCCCGAGCAGTTCGGCGGAGCCCGCAACTGGGACTACCGCTACGTGTGGCTCCGCGACGCGTCGCTCACCCTCGAGGTGCTCCTCGCGCACGGCTTCGACGACGAGGCCGACGAGTGGCGCACCTGGCTCCTCCGGGCGATCGCCGGGGATCCGGGCGACGTGCAGATCATGTACGGGCTGAGCGGCGAGCGGTACCTCCCCGAGCGCGACCTCGAGAGCCTGCCCGGCTACCAGGGCTCCGGCCCGGTGCGCGTCGGCAACGGCGCGTTCGAGCAGTACCAGGCCGACGTCATCGGCGAGGTGATGCTCGCGCTCCAGGCCGCGCGCGACGCGGGCGTCGGCGAGACCGAGTTCTCCTGGCCGCTGCAGCGCGCGCTCATCGGGTTCGTCGAGGACAACTGGGAGCGGCAGGACAGCGGCATCTGGGAGATCCGCGGCGCCGAGCAGCACTTCACCCACTCGCGGGCGATGATCTGGGCGGCGCTCGACTGCGCGGTCCAGGGCGTCGAGCGCCACGGGCTCGACGGGCCGGTGGAGCAGTGGATCGAGCTGCGCGACCGGGTGCGCGACGAGATCCTCGACAAGGGCGTGGACCCCGCGACCGGCGCCTTCCGCCAGCACTACGGCACGACCGAGGTCGACGCCTCGCTGCTGATCCTCGCCCAGGCCGGCTTCTGCGCCTACGACGACCCGCACATGCTCGCCACCGTCGAGGCGATGGAGCGGACGCTCATGCACGAGGGCTTCCTGCTGCGCTACGACACGAGCGCGGGGGTCGACGGCCTGCCCGCCGGCGAGTACCCGTTCCTCGCCTGCTCGTTCTGGCTCGTCGAGCAGTACGCGCGGTCCGGACGCCAGGCCGACGGCCGCGCGCTCATGGAGCGGCTCGTCGCCCTCTGCAACGACGTCGGGCTCCTCTCGGAGGAGTACGACCCCGTCGGGCAGCGCCAGGCGGGCAACGTGCCGCAGGCGCTGTCGCACCTCGCGCTCGTCCGGGCGGCCGACGCCCTGGAGGCGGCGGCCGCAGCCCACCCGGACGACCTCGACCGCGCGCACCAGGACGGCAACGCCGCGCTCGCGCACGCCGAGGCGGCGGGCGGGGCGTAG
- a CDS encoding alpha/beta fold hydrolase codes for MDTATNPLDGTRIAYRAFGARPVDADPRDPAHAPVVLVHGTALSQAIWRGFGWVRALSPTRQVITLDLRGHGRSDVPHEPAAYAMDLMVADVVAVLDAVGASAVHHVGYSLGARVGFSLAAAHPDRLLSTSSLGGSPRSGVGVFDRVFFPGCIDALETGGMPGFLEAWERHSGHPVDAATRGAFLADDARALAAYMRESERDAGVPDAVVAGSAVPLLLVAGTRDPERLRAAHHVKALRPDAPLVELDGATHADTPRHPDALPAVAAFLDAL; via the coding sequence GTGGACACCGCGACCAACCCCCTCGACGGCACGCGCATCGCCTACCGGGCCTTCGGCGCCCGGCCGGTGGATGCGGATCCCCGCGACCCGGCCCACGCGCCCGTCGTCCTCGTGCACGGCACGGCCCTGTCGCAGGCGATCTGGCGCGGCTTCGGCTGGGTGCGCGCGCTGTCGCCGACGCGGCAGGTGATCACGCTCGACCTCCGCGGCCACGGGCGCAGCGACGTCCCGCACGAGCCCGCCGCCTACGCGATGGACCTCATGGTCGCCGACGTCGTGGCCGTGCTCGACGCGGTCGGCGCCTCCGCCGTGCACCACGTGGGCTACAGCCTCGGCGCGCGCGTCGGCTTCTCGCTGGCCGCCGCGCACCCCGACCGCCTCCTCTCGACGTCGAGCCTCGGCGGATCCCCGCGCAGCGGCGTGGGCGTCTTCGACCGCGTGTTCTTCCCCGGCTGCATCGACGCGCTGGAGACGGGCGGCATGCCCGGGTTCCTCGAGGCGTGGGAGCGGCACAGCGGGCATCCCGTGGACGCGGCGACGCGCGGGGCCTTCCTCGCGGACGACGCGCGGGCGCTCGCCGCCTACATGCGCGAGTCGGAGCGGGACGCGGGCGTGCCCGACGCTGTCGTCGCCGGATCCGCGGTGCCGCTGCTGCTCGTCGCGGGCACGCGCGATCCCGAGCGCCTCCGCGCGGCGCACCACGTGAAGGCGCTCCGACCGGACGCGCCGCTCGTGGAGCTCGACGGCGCGACGCACGCCGACACCCCGCGGCACCCCGACGCGCTGCCGGCCGTGGCGGCGTTCCTCGACGCGCTCTGA
- a CDS encoding MarR family winged helix-turn-helix transcriptional regulator, whose amino-acid sequence MPDSPDLSQSLRAGVMRLARRLRAEKADHELSDSQFVVLALLLRDGPTSPGRLAEIERVTAPSMNRTVNCLVESGYAERSPAPDDGRRVTVSITDAGRTVVQETRRQRNAWLSLRLDELTAAERATLGEAAALLGRMAAA is encoded by the coding sequence ATGCCCGACTCCCCCGATCTCAGCCAGAGCCTGCGCGCCGGCGTCATGCGCCTCGCGCGCCGCCTGCGGGCCGAGAAGGCCGACCACGAGCTGAGCGACAGCCAGTTCGTCGTGCTCGCCCTGCTCCTCCGTGACGGGCCGACGAGCCCCGGGCGCCTCGCCGAGATCGAGCGCGTCACCGCCCCGAGCATGAACCGCACGGTCAACTGCCTCGTCGAGTCGGGGTACGCCGAGCGCTCCCCCGCCCCCGACGACGGCCGCCGCGTCACGGTGTCCATCACGGACGCCGGACGGACGGTCGTGCAGGAGACCCGCCGGCAGCGGAACGCCTGGCTCTCCCTCCGCCTCGACGAGCTCACCGCCGCCGAGCGCGCCACCCTCGGCGAGGCCGCGGCGCTCCTCGGCCGCATGGCTGCCGCGTGA
- a CDS encoding MFS transporter, with translation MSAVFRSLRAPNYRIWFAGALVSNVGTWMQRTAQDWIVLTELTRYDATAVGIVMALQFGPMLLLSPYAGLIADRYDKRRVLMITQGTMAVLGLGLGLVVLSGRAELWHVYLFALLLGIASALDAPARQSFVSELVSDDDLSNAVALNSASFSAARMIGPAVAGVLIAGVGTGWVFLINAVSFIAVLIALTRLRVGELRRPERVTRSRGQLREGFRYIGGRPDIMVILVIVFLVGAFGYNFPIFTSTMASVEFGKGATEFGLLSSSLAVGSVAGALLSARRERPRIRLVFVGAALFGIATGLAAIAPTYLLFAGALVIVGVVSQTLMTSANSTVQLTVEPRMRGRVMAVYMAIFVGGTPLGAPIVGWVANTWGPRAAVMVGAASGIVAALIAIAWLVLHRHLRVSYRIHRTPHLLVTHDGDGRDRREDAREDIEADEAVARRT, from the coding sequence GTGAGCGCCGTCTTCCGGAGCCTCCGCGCCCCGAACTACCGCATCTGGTTCGCCGGAGCGCTCGTCTCCAACGTCGGCACGTGGATGCAGCGCACCGCCCAGGACTGGATCGTCCTCACCGAGCTCACCCGCTACGACGCGACCGCGGTCGGCATCGTCATGGCGCTGCAGTTCGGCCCCATGCTCCTGCTCTCCCCCTACGCCGGCCTCATCGCCGACCGCTACGACAAGCGCCGCGTGCTCATGATCACGCAGGGCACCATGGCGGTCCTCGGCCTCGGGCTCGGCCTGGTCGTGCTCTCCGGACGCGCCGAGCTCTGGCACGTCTACCTCTTCGCGCTCCTCCTGGGCATCGCCTCGGCGCTCGACGCCCCCGCCCGCCAGTCCTTCGTCTCCGAGCTCGTCTCCGACGACGACCTCTCGAACGCCGTCGCGCTCAACTCGGCGTCCTTCAGCGCGGCGCGCATGATCGGCCCGGCGGTCGCGGGCGTGCTCATCGCGGGCGTCGGCACCGGCTGGGTCTTCCTCATCAACGCCGTGAGCTTCATCGCGGTGCTCATCGCCCTCACGCGCCTCCGCGTCGGCGAGCTCCGCCGGCCGGAGCGCGTCACCCGGTCGCGCGGCCAGCTGCGCGAGGGCTTCCGCTACATCGGCGGGCGGCCGGACATCATGGTGATCCTCGTGATCGTCTTCCTCGTCGGCGCGTTCGGCTACAACTTCCCGATCTTCACCTCCACCATGGCGAGCGTCGAGTTCGGCAAGGGGGCGACCGAGTTCGGGCTGCTCTCCTCGAGCCTCGCCGTGGGATCCGTCGCCGGCGCGCTCCTGTCGGCCCGCCGCGAGCGGCCCCGCATCCGCCTGGTGTTCGTGGGCGCCGCGCTCTTCGGCATCGCGACCGGGCTGGCGGCGATCGCGCCCACCTACCTGCTCTTCGCCGGGGCCCTCGTGATCGTGGGCGTCGTCTCGCAGACCCTCATGACGAGCGCCAACAGCACCGTCCAGCTCACCGTCGAGCCGCGCATGCGCGGCCGCGTGATGGCCGTCTACATGGCGATCTTCGTCGGCGGCACGCCGCTCGGCGCGCCGATCGTGGGCTGGGTCGCGAACACCTGGGGCCCGCGCGCCGCCGTCATGGTGGGCGCGGCCAGCGGCATCGTCGCCGCCCTCATCGCGATCGCCTGGCTCGTGCTGCACCGGCACCTGCGCGTCTCGTACCGGATCCATCGCACGCCGCACCTCCTCGTCACGCACGACGGCGACGGCCGCGACCGCCGCGAGGACGCGCGCGAGGACATCGAGGCCGACGAGGCCGTCGCGCGCCGGACCTGA